gatgcggcggcggggaggaggagctcgtcggcAGCGTCGGCGCGCCAGCTCGGCGCCACTCTCTGGGAGATCCAGGACGTCATCagggtcgccggcgccgggcgccggatccgccggcgcgcgccgaggggggccgccgcctcgccccgcCACGACGATGACGCGGATCGGGTGAGTGCTCGACGCTCTCTGCTTTTCCGGGTCAACATGCTAGCCTGTCGTGCtttgttcttttcctttcctttccatCCTTTTCTGCTAACTTCATACATTGGTTGCATAATGTAAGCTTGGATAATTTATGCGACCAACGTCATTACCATTGAATTTCTTAGTGGATCACTGTTCTGAGATGTTGAAATTACTCTTTTATACACTTGTCAGTGCTGCAGATAGAAATTAAAATGGTAGGAGTACCTTTTATGTGACAGCAACATGAAGAACAATAATCTCTTTGTTTAGCTCTTCGCGAGGCAGAGATCAAATTAGCACCGAAGCACAACGTAGTTTGATTAGCACCACTGTAGGATTTCTATTCGTTTAACCTGTCTACATGCTATGGACTTGCTTTTCACTTTTGTTTCGTGGAATCATATCAAAGTCAAGAAGACTGAAAGCAGTGTGCAATTAAAAGGCTCGTCCTAATGCTGTGACAGTAATGCTTGGACCCTCCTTTAAACTGATGGTTAGCTTGTACATCTTTTGACATGAATTGGGCATGTGGTAGATGGTGAAGTACACGGCCTTTGCATGTTTAGTGTCATGTGGTTCCTTGGCTCTACACATTGGCTATTTTGCGACTAACTGCCCTGAAGTTTTCTTCTGAGCAATTGCAGCAGCGATAGAATTGTCCGTGTCACATGACAATTTCTCCAAAGCTATGCATTTTGAACTTTGTTAATGAAACTTTGATGGAGAGTCATGCTTTCCACTGGAACTGTCACATCTTGATGCTTTATTATTTTACGAAGCCATGCGTTCTGAAATCTGTAGCTTACGTCTTTGTCTCACATTTCAGCCACAGAATTCAGGTGGTTGTGTTGGGAATCTTTCAACACCGTTGATGGAACATGACAAGTTACATGAAGATAGATGTCATTCAAGGCAGACTCTTTCTCCCGCAAGTTACACTAGCTCAATTGGGGTATGCACATACATTTCCTCCCTTTAGTCACATCTCGGTAATTTTggcctgtttggtttgagctttccctaccaaaaatttggcctgccaaaatattggtcaaGGTTTTGCTTGCCCATGAGTTGGCTTTTTGTCCAAAGTTGTAGAGTTGGCAAAGTAGCATCGGCATGCCAAAAAATATGCAACAACCCAAACAAAGATCAAACTTTCTGCTAtggccaaaaaattggtttgGTGCACTTTGGCAACAAACCTTTTGTTTGCCCTGGCCTTATCTTTGTAAGCTTGCATGCTGCTGATTACGCATGTTTTTTTCTGTCGCTAATGTCCCAATGGCATGTTATTGGTTAACTATGTCGTGGTGATAAACATTACTTGGAGAAATCATATTTTTCGTAACTGTATTTTTTTGTCCATTCATTGAACAGGCTGCTACCATAAACCTCGTCAGTCCAACTCGCTCATTGAATTTCAGAGATAGGTCTAGGGAGACAGGTTGCAATCTTAAAACGTCAACAGAGCTATTGAAAGTTCTAAATCGCATTTGGAGCTTGGAAGAACAACACGCGGTTGATGTGTCAGCAGTTAAAGGATTGAAATTGGAATTGCAGAACACGCAGGCACATGTTCAAGAGCTTATGCAAGAGAGGCAGCAATATCACTACGAAACGAATTCTTTGGTCAAACAAGTCACCGAAGACAAAATGGCTCGGAAAAATAAGGAGCAAGAAAAGCTTAGAGCATCCCTGTATTCACTGCAAGGCGAACTTGAAGCTGAGAGACATCTGAGGAAACATTCCGAGAGTATCCACAGGAAGCTAGGCAAAGAGCTATCTGCGATGAAGACAGCATTTCTCAAGGCTGTAAAGGACCTGGAGAAACAGCAGAAAGCAACTCGACTGTTGGAAGATCTTTGTGACGAGTTTGCATTAGGAATCAGAAACTATGAAGAAGAAGTCAGGGTGTTAAAGCAAAGGCATGCAAAGCAATATGAACAGAAGTTTGATAAATTGGTCGTTCATATTTCGGAAGCATGGCTCGATGAACGAATGCAGATGCAAAATGCTGAAGCCAGGGGAGATTCAGAAGGGAAAACCTCAATCACGGAGAGGTTGAGCAGTGAAATACAGAGTTTTCTGCATGGTAGAAGATCAAGTAACTCCTATGGGGTTAACATACATATTGCTAATGAGAAGGGAAATGCAAGCTTGTGTCGACAGTCCCTTGAATCTGTTCATTTAAATGgagccactagtgctcctcgGTTACccgaagatgatgatggcaaTTCTGTTTCTAGCGACTTGCATTGCTTTGAATTGAACATGCATGGAGGTGCTGTGAGGAATCATGACCTTGCAGGAACTCAGAGAACGGTCACAAGCTCCATGTATTCACCAATGCGAAGATTGGACTTCTCCAATGGTGTATCTGTAGAGGGCTCAAGCATCTCAAGCGCAAGACCTTGTTCAAAAAAAGACAAGGTAAAGTCAAGCAGTAGTAGAACACAGCGGAATGCTTCAACACCAGAAATCAGCTCCCGAAATGGTGACAAAATTTATCCCATAGATGAACAGAATGAAACAGTTATGACCCAAGTTTCTCGAAGATTGCATGATGACTTGTTGAAGATCAAAATAGAGGCTCCTCAACATGCATTTCTAGACCGAAAATCCCATGACCATCATCATCGAACAAGTCAATTTCTTGAAGGCGCTACTTCAGGGGATCTACACAATCTGCACAGTCCAGCACGGCAGCTGAAGAATCAACGTGCATGTTTAAATTATCAAATATCTGAATGTGCTACTACAGGTGATCTGTTCAATCTGCGAAGTCCAGCCCATCAGCTGAAGAACCAACACACATTGCTAGATTATCAATTATCTGAATGTGCTAATTCAGGTGGTCTACACAATCTGCACAGTCCATCTCAAGAACTGAAGAGTCAACACGCATCATTAGATCATGAAATATCTGAATCCTC
This is a stretch of genomic DNA from Brachypodium distachyon strain Bd21 chromosome 1, Brachypodium_distachyon_v3.0, whole genome shotgun sequence. It encodes these proteins:
- the LOC100833020 gene encoding uncharacterized protein LOC100833020; the protein is MEVEPPASAAAGLLLKCGMKSGGGGELLPPKAAADAAEIPHPPREPDAAGSAATTTTTTPASLRRGLAAARARRRAGLATPSPSWKLEPSPRRPEESPAVGVDAAAGRRSSSAASARQLGATLWEIQDVIRVAGAGRRIRRRAPRGAAASPRHDDDADRPQNSGGCVGNLSTPLMEHDKLHEDRCHSRQTLSPASYTSSIGAATINLVSPTRSLNFRDRSRETGCNLKTSTELLKVLNRIWSLEEQHAVDVSAVKGLKLELQNTQAHVQELMQERQQYHYETNSLVKQVTEDKMARKNKEQEKLRASLYSLQGELEAERHLRKHSESIHRKLGKELSAMKTAFLKAVKDLEKQQKATRLLEDLCDEFALGIRNYEEEVRVLKQRHAKQYEQKFDKLVVHISEAWLDERMQMQNAEARGDSEGKTSITERLSSEIQSFLHGRRSSNSYGVNIHIANEKGNASLCRQSLESVHLNGATSAPRLPEDDDGNSVSSDLHCFELNMHGGAVRNHDLAGTQRTVTSSMYSPMRRLDFSNGVSVEGSSISSARPCSKKDKVKSSSSRTQRNASTPEISSRNGDKIYPIDEQNETVMTQVSRRLHDDLLKIKIEAPQHAFLDRKSHDHHHRTSQFLEGATSGDLHNLHSPARQLKNQRACLNYQISECATTGDLFNLRSPAHQLKNQHTLLDYQLSECANSGGLHNLHSPSQELKSQHASLDHEISESSPTQSLGTKDNTLKAKLLQARLEGQHARIRASGYPLISTRRK